A genomic region of Anas acuta chromosome 1, bAnaAcu1.1, whole genome shotgun sequence contains the following coding sequences:
- the GPR34 gene encoding probable G-protein coupled receptor 34, translated as MMAAASADLLTIPPHKASWSNQTHLATNASEIQNNTNCFLEDDALSSALILFYSVIFVVGLAGNVIALFAFLCIHQKRNSIQVYLLNVAIADLLLIFCLPFRILYHVNNNTWTFGHILCKIVGTLFYMNMYISIVLLGLISLDRYVKITKSVKRPKMITATQSIYICCAVWALALTGFLVVVVPSFFKSEVRNSTMCFHYRTKKNAMIEAVLNYIIVIIFWTVFFLLILSYVKIAKNLLKISRRRSNFPNAAKYTQTARNSFIVLIIFTICFVPYHIFRFVYITSQLQNPPCYWRGIIHRSNEVMLIFSSFNSCLDPVMYFLMSRSVRKTVFQIICRRIHGDSSITLESTSEIKLGQYTQERFSTTTPHSSSVKKKSDLIK; from the coding sequence ATGATGGCTGCAGCTTCAGCTGACTTATTGACCATTCCTCCACACAAAGCCTCCTGGAGTAACCAAACCCACCTAGCCACAAACGCCTCCGAAATTCAAAACAACACCAACTGTTTCTTAGAAGATGATGCGCTATCATCTGCTTTAATACTTTTTTACTctgtcatttttgttgttggatTGGCTGGAAATGTTATAGCcctgtttgctttcctgtgcATTCACCAGAAGAGGAATTCCATCCAAGTTTACTTGCTAAATGTGGCCATTGCAGACCTTCTGCTGATCTTCTGTCTTCCCTTCCGAATACTGTACCATGTTAACAATAACACCTGGACGTTTGGACATATTTTATGCAAGATTGTAGGAACTCTATTTTACATGAACATGTACATTAGCATAGTACTGTTGGGACTCATTAGTCTAGATCGTTACGTAAAAATAACTAAGTCTGTAAAGCGTCCTAAAATGATAACTGCTACCcaaagtatatatatttgttgcGCTGTGTGGGCACTTGCACTAACAGGATTTCTAGTAGTAGTTGTACCATCTTTCTTTAAGAGTGAGGTCAGAAATTCTACTATGTGCTTTCATTACCGAACTAAAAAGAATGCAATGATAGAAGCAgttttaaattacattattgTCATAATCTTTTGgacagtttttttccttttgatactTTCATATGTTAAAATTGCCAAGAACCTTCTGAAAATCTCAAGAAGAAGATCTAATTTTCCCAATGCAGCAAAATATACCCAGACAGCAAGGAATTCCTTTATTGTACTAATTATTTTCACTATCTGTTTTGTTCCATACCACATCTTCCGATTTGTCTACATTACATCACAGTTACAAAATCCACCTTGTTATTGGAGGGGAATCATTCACAGAAGCAATGAGGTGATGctcatattttcatcttttaacaGTTGCTTAGACCCAGTTATGTATTTCCTGATGTCCAGAAGTGTCCGTAAGACTGTATTCCAAATTATTTGTAGAAGAATTCATGGAGATTCAAGCATAACTCTGGAaagtacttcagaaataaaacttggaCAATATACACAAGAGCGATTTTCTACTACCACTCCCCACTCAAGTTCTGTTAAGAAGAAGTCTGATCTGATTAAGTAA